One part of the Sorangiineae bacterium MSr11954 genome encodes these proteins:
- a CDS encoding NAD(P)-dependent oxidoreductase: MLGSRTYNHPVVVTGGAGFLGTELVKQLLEAGCPDVRVVDLHPYPEGSDRVRSFSLDIRSGELHAAFAGAKTVLHLAACQYHSPLAKTTYRLPFFGVNVDGTRRLLAAAEEHDLERFVFVSTNMVYGLPQSLPLREDHPKIPIGPYGHSKLEAEKYVEQAHGRKLDTAIVRPGLIVGPGRIGVIARVFDWILGNKPVVLIGRGDNRYELTSSFDVASLVFKAGLARGHAVYNTSSANVPTMREWISHVIEHAGSRSRIIGIPGQPLKLALQVLEKARISPLRGDQYEIADLDYYMDTTRARNELDWRPRFSGLEAVLDTFRWYTSAERKNAASHARATAR, encoded by the coding sequence ATGCTTGGTTCGAGAACCTACAATCACCCGGTGGTCGTGACCGGCGGCGCCGGATTCCTCGGCACCGAGCTGGTGAAACAGTTGCTGGAAGCCGGCTGCCCCGACGTGCGCGTAGTCGATCTTCATCCATATCCGGAAGGATCGGATCGCGTTCGATCGTTCTCACTCGATATTCGCTCGGGCGAGCTACACGCCGCGTTCGCGGGCGCCAAAACGGTTCTTCACCTCGCCGCGTGCCAATACCACTCACCGCTCGCCAAAACGACGTATCGCCTCCCCTTCTTCGGGGTGAACGTGGATGGTACCCGCCGCCTCCTGGCCGCCGCCGAGGAGCACGACCTCGAGCGCTTCGTCTTCGTGTCGACCAACATGGTCTACGGCCTGCCCCAGAGCCTTCCGCTTCGTGAGGATCATCCGAAGATCCCCATCGGTCCCTACGGCCATTCGAAGCTCGAAGCCGAGAAGTACGTCGAGCAGGCGCACGGGCGAAAGCTCGACACCGCGATCGTCCGCCCTGGGCTCATCGTGGGCCCCGGACGCATCGGCGTCATCGCGCGCGTGTTCGATTGGATCCTCGGGAACAAGCCCGTCGTCCTCATCGGCCGCGGCGACAACCGCTACGAGCTCACGTCCTCGTTCGACGTCGCGAGCCTCGTCTTCAAAGCGGGCCTGGCGAGGGGTCACGCGGTGTACAACACGAGCTCGGCCAACGTCCCCACCATGCGCGAATGGATCTCGCACGTGATCGAACACGCCGGCTCGCGCTCGCGCATCATCGGCATCCCGGGGCAGCCCCTCAAGCTCGCGCTGCAGGTCCTCGAGAAGGCTCGCATATCGCCTCTGCGCGGCGACCAATACGAAATCGCCGATCTCGATTATTACATGGACACCACGCGCGCTCGTAACGAGCTCGATTGGCGTCCGCGCTTCAGCGGCTTGGAGGCCGTCCTCGACACCTTCCGATGGTACACGTCGGCCGAGAGGAAGAACGCGGCGTCGCACGCCCGCGCGACCGCGCGGTGA